Proteins found in one bacterium genomic segment:
- the gcvPB gene encoding aminomethyl-transferring glycine dehydrogenase subunit GcvPB, whose product MSKLIYEKSVPGRRAANLPRLTPAEAAVKLRIPAKYFRDQAADLPELSELDVVRHFTRLSLKNFSVDANMYPLGSCTMKYNPKVCERVAALDGFSSLHPLLPQLRGGGMLTQGALEVLHETERWLGEITGMDAFTLQPMAGSHGELTGMMLVAAYHRDRGNRKTKVIIPDSAHGTNPSSAAIAGYSVVTIPTNADGGVDLVKYEAAMDDEVAAVMLTCPSTLGLFERDILKLAELAHQRDALLYYDGANLNALLGRCRPGDLGFDVVHVNLHKTFATPHGGGGPGAGPVGVKARLIPYLPTSIVVKREDGSYALEYDRPKSIGYISSFYGNFAIILRAYAYMLLLGREGMRRVSEHAVLHANYIQARLKGRYALAVDRLCMHECVFSASRQVEKGVHALDVAKALLERGLHAPTIYFPLVVKEALMIEPTETESKEQMDELIDALLDIAELAEHDPAQFPSMPRNTPVGRLDEVKAARDMRFKA is encoded by the coding sequence ATGAGCAAGTTGATTTATGAGAAATCGGTTCCGGGCCGCCGGGCGGCCAATCTGCCCCGCCTCACGCCAGCGGAGGCCGCGGTCAAGCTCCGGATTCCTGCAAAATATTTCAGGGATCAGGCCGCCGACCTGCCGGAGCTGTCCGAGTTGGATGTGGTACGGCATTTCACCCGGCTCTCCCTTAAGAATTTCAGTGTGGATGCGAACATGTACCCGCTCGGGTCCTGTACGATGAAGTACAATCCCAAGGTCTGTGAGCGGGTGGCCGCGCTGGATGGCTTTTCCTCGTTGCATCCGCTGTTGCCGCAGTTGCGTGGCGGCGGGATGCTGACCCAGGGGGCGCTGGAGGTGCTGCACGAAACCGAGCGATGGCTGGGAGAAATCACGGGTATGGATGCCTTCACCCTGCAACCCATGGCCGGCTCGCATGGGGAGTTGACCGGGATGATGCTGGTGGCGGCCTATCACCGGGACCGAGGGAATCGTAAGACCAAGGTGATTATTCCCGATTCCGCGCATGGCACCAATCCGTCGAGTGCGGCCATTGCCGGGTATTCCGTGGTCACCATCCCGACGAATGCGGATGGGGGCGTGGATCTGGTGAAATATGAGGCCGCCATGGATGATGAGGTGGCCGCCGTCATGCTGACCTGTCCCAGCACGCTGGGTCTGTTTGAGCGCGACATTCTCAAGTTGGCCGAACTGGCCCACCAGCGGGATGCCCTGCTGTATTATGACGGAGCGAATCTGAATGCGTTGCTGGGGCGGTGCCGCCCGGGCGATCTGGGGTTTGATGTGGTGCATGTCAACCTGCACAAGACGTTTGCCACCCCCCACGGGGGCGGTGGACCGGGGGCCGGGCCGGTGGGCGTGAAAGCCAGGCTGATTCCCTATCTGCCGACCAGTATTGTGGTGAAGCGTGAGGATGGTTCCTATGCGCTGGAATACGACCGGCCGAAGAGTATCGGTTATATTTCCTCGTTCTACGGGAATTTCGCCATCATCCTGCGGGCTTACGCCTACATGCTGCTGCTGGGGCGGGAAGGAATGCGGCGGGTCAGCGAACATGCCGTCTTGCATGCCAATTATATCCAGGCCCGGCTGAAGGGCCGGTATGCCCTGGCGGTGGACCGGCTTTGTATGCATGAGTGCGTCTTCAGTGCCTCCCGTCAGGTGGAGAAGGGCGTTCATGCGCTGGATGTGGCCAAGGCCCTGCTGGAAAGGGGATTGCATGCCCCCACCATTTATTTCCCGCTGGTGGTCAAGGAGGCGCTGATGATTGAGCCGACGGAGACCGAATCCAAGGAGCAGATGGATGAATTGATCGACGCGTTACTCGACATTGCCGAGCTGGCGGAACATGACCCCGCCCAGTTCCCGTCCATGCCGCGCAACACCCCGGTGGGCCGGCTGGATGAAGTCAAGGCGGCGAGGGACATGAGGTTTAAAGCCTGA
- a CDS encoding diguanylate cyclase: MNTPSDPNSNLSLAGIRILVVDDDEVIRLLSQRVLMSRQAAVEVAENGRSALQILLRQDFDLVLVDLRMQEMDGITFIQEARNIWPWLGFVIMTGYMDDVSSELSANLGVTRVLSKPVRPAQLCQVLLEEYHERRLGLGMAGPGMEQHQRQLRMLGHLGETALASGTFAEALQDLSEGLGELLGCDVAGLLGFSEGQNVVVLTAQNAVAESFLSKCRQEMVSRYAALSGKKTDHIEWRVQMEGVPSSPAGPELPGRLMTIPLFVNNEVQGILMLGAAQEETMAAIDISFVYHIANVLSSILAAVTRIRQLAAHDSLTGLFNREYFEEQAERSWQLARRYGHQMAVAIMDVDYFKVVNDTHGHLVGDQVLREFAAILRKAARGSDVVARYGGDEFVVMLPQADLASGMTLVNRIRSAVEENVFCAGTLGLKLTTSIGLATSVGVDAASSVMDILRLADSGLYAAKRDGRNRVHLWTRELGGADEPDEVAGITAPPGALPVNRPHPCILLVDDDPLILTTLAAILHGSGYATESALSPGEALAMAQAIPGAYDVALLDLNMPEVSGLELLASLRQTDSFIMPVVMTGYATKESAVQSLRQGAFEFIEKPVVPAELLAVIEKSLDHRRLRVENERYRLRLEEMVRQKSADLIKALEELKVTHEFTLQAMVRMLDEREHATGQHSNRVRALSYVLGKAMSLPRKELDILAHGALLHDIGKVAIPDSILLKAGPLDDKERAIMRTHAEVGYNILSSSNYMKDIAELVYSHQERYDGSGYPRGLKGDAICLGARIFAVVDAYDAMRSDRPYRKSMSAQAARDEIVRCNGTHFDPAVVDAFLRHQDALEAIGCWAGLQAQ; this comes from the coding sequence ATGAACACCCCGTCAGATCCCAATTCAAACCTGAGCCTGGCGGGAATCCGTATCCTGGTGGTGGATGATGATGAAGTCATCCGCCTGTTGTCGCAACGGGTCCTGATGTCGCGTCAGGCGGCGGTGGAGGTGGCCGAAAACGGCCGCTCGGCCCTCCAGATTCTGCTCCGTCAGGATTTTGACCTGGTGCTGGTGGATCTGCGCATGCAGGAAATGGATGGCATCACGTTCATCCAGGAAGCCCGTAACATCTGGCCCTGGCTGGGCTTTGTGATTATGACGGGGTATATGGATGATGTGTCCTCCGAGTTGTCTGCCAACCTGGGGGTCACGCGGGTATTATCCAAACCTGTCCGGCCGGCTCAACTCTGTCAGGTGCTGTTGGAGGAGTATCATGAGCGGCGTCTGGGGTTGGGGATGGCGGGACCCGGGATGGAACAGCATCAGCGCCAGCTGAGGATGTTGGGACACCTGGGGGAAACGGCCCTGGCGTCCGGGACGTTTGCCGAAGCCCTGCAGGACTTGAGCGAAGGCCTCGGTGAACTGCTGGGCTGCGATGTGGCCGGACTGCTGGGCTTCTCTGAAGGGCAGAATGTGGTGGTGCTGACGGCCCAGAACGCGGTGGCGGAGTCATTCCTGTCCAAGTGTCGTCAGGAAATGGTGTCGCGTTATGCCGCCTTGAGCGGGAAGAAGACCGATCATATCGAGTGGCGGGTCCAGATGGAAGGGGTGCCCAGTTCCCCGGCCGGACCGGAGCTGCCCGGCCGGCTTATGACGATCCCGTTATTTGTCAATAACGAGGTCCAGGGAATTTTGATGCTGGGGGCCGCCCAGGAGGAGACCATGGCGGCGATTGATATCTCCTTTGTGTATCACATTGCCAATGTCCTTTCTTCCATCCTGGCGGCGGTCACCCGGATCCGGCAGTTGGCCGCCCACGATTCATTGACGGGGCTGTTCAACCGCGAATATTTCGAGGAGCAGGCGGAGCGCTCCTGGCAGCTGGCTCGCCGCTATGGGCACCAGATGGCGGTGGCCATCATGGATGTGGATTATTTTAAAGTGGTCAATGATACCCATGGGCATCTCGTCGGCGATCAGGTCTTGCGTGAATTCGCGGCGATTCTCCGGAAGGCGGCCCGCGGTTCGGATGTGGTGGCCCGCTATGGGGGTGATGAATTTGTGGTGATGTTGCCGCAGGCGGATCTGGCCTCCGGCATGACGCTGGTGAATCGTATCCGTAGTGCCGTGGAGGAAAACGTCTTCTGCGCCGGCACCCTGGGGTTGAAATTAACCACGTCCATCGGGCTGGCTACCAGTGTGGGAGTCGATGCCGCGTCCTCGGTCATGGATATCTTGCGTCTGGCGGATTCCGGTCTGTATGCGGCCAAGCGGGATGGACGCAACCGGGTTCACTTGTGGACCCGGGAACTGGGCGGGGCGGACGAGCCGGATGAAGTGGCGGGGATTACGGCACCTCCCGGCGCCTTGCCCGTGAACCGGCCGCATCCCTGCATTCTGCTCGTGGATGATGACCCGCTGATCCTGACCACGTTGGCGGCGATTTTGCATGGAAGCGGGTATGCCACTGAAAGCGCCCTCTCTCCGGGCGAAGCGTTGGCCATGGCACAAGCCATTCCCGGGGCCTATGATGTAGCGCTGCTCGATCTGAATATGCCGGAGGTTAGCGGTCTGGAGCTTTTGGCGTCGTTGCGTCAGACGGACAGTTTTATCATGCCGGTGGTGATGACGGGCTATGCGACCAAGGAAAGCGCCGTCCAGTCCCTGCGTCAGGGGGCCTTTGAGTTCATCGAGAAACCGGTGGTGCCGGCTGAATTGCTGGCGGTGATTGAGAAGTCGTTGGATCATCGCCGCCTGCGGGTTGAGAATGAACGCTACCGGCTGCGCCTGGAGGAAATGGTGCGGCAGAAGAGCGCGGATCTCATCAAGGCGCTGGAGGAGCTCAAGGTCACCCACGAATTTACCCTGCAGGCCATGGTGCGGATGCTTGATGAACGGGAACATGCCACCGGGCAGCACAGCAACCGGGTCCGTGCCCTGAGCTATGTACTCGGCAAGGCGATGAGCCTGCCACGCAAGGAGCTGGATATACTGGCCCACGGGGCCTTGTTGCATGACATCGGTAAAGTGGCGATTCCCGACAGCATTTTGCTGAAAGCCGGGCCACTGGATGATAAAGAGCGTGCGATCATGAGAACGCATGCGGAAGTCGGTTATAATATCCTGAGCTCGAGCAACTACATGAAGGATATAGCGGAATTGGTGTATTCCCATCAGGAACGGTACGACGGCTCCGGCTATCCCCGGGGTTTGAAGGGGGATGCCATCTGTTTGGGAGCGCGCATCTTTGCCGTGGTGGATGCCTATGATGCGATGCGCTCGGACCGGCCTTACCGGAAGTCCATGTCGGCCCAGGCGGCTCGCGACGAAATTGTGCGCTGTAACGGCACGCATTTTGATCCGGCCGTCGTGGATGCGTTTTTACGGCATCAGGATGCGTTGGAGGCCATCGGCTGCTGGGCCGGGCTGCAGGCTCAATAA
- a CDS encoding HAD family hydrolase yields the protein MRKCIFFDRDGIVNQSPGPGYVERWEDFHLLPEFVEILRLVTKLGYVAVIITNQQGVGRDIMTSATLDDMHRRLRTQLKDQHGLELLDIFTCTHLREADCPCRKPKPGMILEAARKHSLDLARSWMIGDSPKDTEAGRAAGCRTILVNPAATPDLADFTFGSMPELAQALGKILKDSE from the coding sequence ATGAGAAAATGCATCTTTTTTGACCGGGATGGAATTGTGAATCAATCGCCGGGTCCGGGCTATGTCGAACGCTGGGAGGATTTCCATCTCCTGCCGGAATTCGTCGAGATCCTGCGCCTGGTCACCAAACTGGGTTATGTCGCCGTTATCATCACCAACCAACAAGGGGTGGGCCGGGATATCATGACTTCCGCCACCCTTGATGACATGCATCGACGCTTGCGGACCCAGCTCAAGGACCAGCATGGACTGGAACTGCTCGACATCTTTACCTGCACCCATCTTCGCGAAGCCGACTGTCCCTGCCGCAAGCCCAAGCCGGGCATGATTCTGGAAGCCGCGCGCAAACACTCCCTCGATCTCGCCCGCTCCTGGATGATCGGGGACTCCCCGAAAGATACCGAAGCCGGCCGCGCTGCCGGCTGCCGCACCATTCTGGTCAATCCCGCCGCCACGCCGGATCTGGCCGATTTTACCTTTGGCTCCATGCCAGAATTGGCACAGGCGCTCGGAAAGATTCTGAAGGATTCAGAATGA
- a CDS encoding RluA family pseudouridine synthase has translation MKRRIQFVLPPGQGGVGLPDYLAGRFTYHTRDEWLAHIAAGRVEVNGAVGGQERVLEAGDRVEYIAREMPEPPVCFDIEIVFEDYDVMVINKPPNLPCHPAGRYFNHTLWAWLKTHHCIESPALVNRLDRETSGLLVVAKNARAESKCREQFSKRFVVKRYVAIVEGTFPATLRAEGWLLPDPGSGVHKRRRFERDNTGRGPMMPPPDPVPGKEWALTEFRLLRAVKGLSIVEAVLHTGRLHQIRATLHSLGFPVVGDKIYGLDPMIFVRFCTDMATEEDWRRLRLPRQALHSMELEFTHPATSQTMHFEAPMPGDMRELVEL, from the coding sequence ATGAAACGACGAATTCAGTTTGTTCTGCCACCGGGGCAAGGAGGGGTGGGGCTGCCCGATTACTTGGCTGGGCGCTTTACCTACCATACCCGTGACGAATGGCTCGCGCATATCGCGGCGGGTCGGGTCGAGGTGAATGGCGCGGTTGGGGGTCAGGAGCGCGTACTCGAGGCGGGAGACCGGGTGGAGTATATCGCCCGTGAAATGCCTGAACCGCCGGTCTGTTTCGATATCGAGATTGTCTTTGAAGATTACGATGTGATGGTGATCAACAAGCCGCCGAATCTGCCCTGTCATCCGGCCGGCCGCTATTTCAACCACACCCTCTGGGCCTGGCTGAAGACCCATCATTGCATCGAATCGCCCGCCCTGGTCAACCGGTTGGACCGCGAAACCTCAGGCCTTCTGGTGGTGGCCAAAAATGCCCGGGCCGAATCCAAATGCCGGGAACAGTTTTCGAAGCGGTTCGTGGTGAAGCGGTATGTAGCCATTGTGGAGGGCACGTTTCCTGCGACATTAAGGGCCGAGGGGTGGCTGCTGCCGGATCCCGGTTCCGGGGTCCATAAACGCCGGCGTTTTGAGCGGGACAACACCGGGCGCGGGCCCATGATGCCTCCGCCTGACCCGGTGCCAGGCAAGGAATGGGCGCTTACTGAGTTTCGTCTGCTTCGTGCGGTAAAGGGGCTCAGTATCGTGGAGGCGGTGCTACACACCGGTCGCCTTCATCAGATCCGGGCCACCCTGCATTCACTAGGCTTCCCTGTCGTGGGCGATAAGATCTATGGGCTCGATCCGATGATTTTTGTGCGGTTCTGCACGGATATGGCGACGGAGGAGGATTGGCGCCGCCTGCGGTTGCCCCGTCAGGCCTTGCATTCCATGGAGTTGGAATTCACTCATCCGGCAACCAGTCAGACGATGCACTTTGAGGCGCCCATGCCGGGGGATATGAGGGAGTTGGTTGAACTCTGA
- a CDS encoding TIGR03790 family protein → MEYRNQMARKLPTADCRLPTVFCLLFTAYCLLATDSFALGPHEVLLLANRQSPRSLELARTYAAMRQIPEVNLVALDLPASPAFEMTPAEFTARIWEPARQAIRERGLGDHILAWVYSVDFPIRITATPALSLQGLTFLRGRMPDAKQVEQGTYASPIFAGPDTPRISGFPAQSLDVQSAWLGPDMPLPSMMLGYMGPNGNTREEILTCLKAGVTSDRTRPEGTVLILTNNDIRTQCRAWEFDPALRELAAQEISARMTQTPPVDPDGPVPLSGIMAGAAELPDISRGQFHFRPGAIAEHLTSFGAAFDNSAQTKITEWIRAGATASAGTVTEPYSAWQKFPHARMFSFQVAGCTVLESLIQSIRCPLQILLIGEPLANPWAPRSTITLKGLNAGVLEGLTRITADLAPCDGEVFSRFMFLIDGKTLQPAGKSPTTTLDPAALSSGHHTLRVVAYKVGAVRSQIFLETTFEVK, encoded by the coding sequence GTGGAATACAGAAATCAGATGGCGCGCAAGCTGCCTACTGCCGACTGCCGACTACCCACTGTCTTCTGCCTACTGTTTACTGCCTACTGCCTCCTGGCTACTGACAGTTTCGCCCTCGGACCCCATGAGGTCCTGCTCCTGGCCAACCGGCAGTCGCCGCGTTCCCTGGAACTGGCGCGCACCTATGCGGCGATGCGCCAGATTCCCGAGGTGAACCTGGTGGCACTCGACCTGCCTGCCAGTCCGGCCTTCGAGATGACCCCCGCCGAGTTCACCGCCCGGATCTGGGAGCCCGCCCGGCAGGCCATCCGCGAACGCGGTCTGGGCGACCATATTCTTGCCTGGGTCTATTCCGTGGACTTCCCGATCCGCATCACCGCGACCCCCGCCCTCTCCCTTCAAGGCCTCACGTTCCTGAGAGGCCGGATGCCCGACGCGAAACAGGTTGAGCAGGGCACCTATGCCTCCCCGATTTTTGCCGGACCTGATACCCCGCGCATCAGCGGCTTTCCCGCCCAATCCCTGGATGTGCAGAGCGCTTGGCTGGGCCCTGACATGCCGCTTCCCAGTATGATGCTGGGCTATATGGGACCCAATGGGAATACCCGCGAGGAGATCCTCACCTGTCTCAAGGCGGGGGTCACGTCCGACCGGACCCGACCGGAAGGGACCGTCCTGATTTTGACGAACAACGACATCCGCACACAATGCCGGGCCTGGGAATTTGACCCAGCCCTGCGGGAACTGGCGGCACAGGAGATCTCTGCCCGCATGACCCAGACCCCACCCGTCGATCCAGATGGCCCCGTGCCGCTTAGCGGGATCATGGCAGGGGCAGCGGAGCTACCTGACATCAGCAGGGGCCAGTTCCACTTCCGGCCGGGTGCCATCGCGGAACACCTGACCAGCTTTGGAGCGGCCTTTGACAACAGCGCCCAAACCAAAATCACCGAATGGATCCGGGCTGGAGCCACGGCCTCGGCGGGCACGGTTACGGAGCCTTACTCCGCCTGGCAAAAATTTCCCCATGCCCGCATGTTTTCATTCCAGGTGGCCGGTTGCACGGTTCTTGAAAGCCTGATTCAGTCGATCCGTTGTCCTCTGCAAATCCTGCTGATCGGCGAACCGCTGGCAAACCCCTGGGCCCCACGCTCCACCATCACCCTCAAGGGGCTGAACGCCGGGGTACTCGAAGGGCTCACCCGCATCACCGCGGACCTCGCCCCCTGTGACGGCGAGGTCTTCAGCCGGTTTATGTTTCTGATTGATGGCAAGACCCTGCAACCGGCCGGAAAATCACCCACCACCACCCTTGACCCAGCCGCCCTGTCCTCAGGCCACCATACGCTACGGGTGGTCGCCTATAAGGTGGGCGCGGTTCGATCCCAGATATTTCTTGAGACAACTTTTGAGGTGAAATAA
- a CDS encoding HAD hydrolase-like protein, whose translation MKSVPSILPTASCQLPTDFTVILFDIDGTLLDMRGVGKLSFIRALKTTLDIDDDLSTISFAGSTDLDVLRQVMDRHQRAFTLSAFERFHQQLPIELEAAVHQAELTLFPGVRPLLEALSAMPDVVLGLVTGNVESCAWIKLRQFNLHNHFVLGAFGNEHADRNEIARLAMKRVMAQLKPGQAIKARFLIGDTPNDIAAAHAIDAVSIAVATGKFTTGALHTAGAMVALADLSDTGCILEMMS comes from the coding sequence ATGAAAAGCGTTCCCTCCATCCTGCCCACTGCCTCCTGCCAACTGCCCACTGATTTCACCGTGATTCTCTTTGATATTGATGGGACGCTGTTGGATATGCGGGGGGTGGGGAAGCTTTCATTTATCCGTGCCCTGAAAACGACTTTGGATATTGATGACGACCTGTCGACCATCAGTTTTGCCGGCAGTACGGATCTGGATGTACTGCGTCAGGTCATGGACCGTCACCAGCGCGCCTTCACCCTTTCCGCCTTCGAACGCTTTCACCAGCAGCTTCCTATTGAACTGGAAGCCGCCGTACATCAGGCGGAGTTGACATTATTTCCCGGGGTCCGACCCCTTCTGGAAGCCCTCTCCGCAATGCCGGATGTCGTTCTGGGACTGGTCACCGGCAATGTCGAGTCCTGCGCCTGGATCAAACTCCGGCAGTTCAACCTTCACAACCACTTTGTACTGGGCGCCTTTGGCAATGAACATGCAGACCGGAATGAAATCGCCCGGCTGGCCATGAAACGGGTGATGGCGCAGCTCAAACCAGGACAGGCCATCAAGGCCCGTTTCCTGATCGGGGATACCCCCAACGACATTGCCGCCGCCCACGCGATCGACGCGGTTTCCATTGCGGTGGCCACGGGCAAATTCACCACCGGCGCCCTGCACACCGCCGGCGCCATGGTGGCCTTGGCGGATCTTTCAGATACCGGCTGCATTTTGGAGATGATGAGTTAA
- a CDS encoding UDP-3-O-acyl-N-acetylglucosamine deacetylase, translating into MATTPYGHLLQGDTAIMDRQFEAFQAQPVDQEWIPELAKADRFQTTIAHPVSVTGPGTFFGRAQRTLHLQPTQTPGWWFDRTDLPDAMPIRVSANNVWTTQRNIVLCSGSPHNYMRMVEHIVALRLALNVDNLMIRMDSGDPPLFDRGSMDLVEAIEKAGITQTDQPAHYVTVKEPVSILAPNGSFLVFTPCTDPVPQLNLDVAVNFTTAIGKQRLRIRLTPETGRYGSLARTNCSYTQMLFTKTIGKLFADVRNLGYTKDNILVAGRKKYCNTPTLFHNGKALEPVWHRAILDLVAALALIDTGRFVGNVYSYKAGHALDVIMVRKLYENDLLVPVSY; encoded by the coding sequence ATGGCAACGACACCATACGGACACTTGTTACAGGGCGACACCGCGATCATGGACCGCCAGTTTGAGGCATTCCAGGCCCAGCCTGTGGACCAGGAATGGATTCCCGAGCTTGCGAAAGCCGACCGGTTCCAGACGACCATCGCCCACCCCGTCTCCGTCACCGGACCGGGCACCTTTTTCGGACGCGCCCAGCGGACCTTGCACCTGCAGCCCACGCAGACCCCGGGCTGGTGGTTTGACCGGACGGATCTGCCCGACGCCATGCCTATCCGGGTGTCGGCCAATAACGTCTGGACCACACAGCGGAATATTGTGCTGTGCAGCGGCTCCCCCCACAATTACATGCGCATGGTGGAGCATATCGTCGCCCTGCGGCTGGCCTTGAACGTGGACAACCTGATGATCCGGATGGATTCAGGCGACCCGCCCCTGTTTGACCGGGGCAGTATGGATCTGGTGGAGGCCATTGAAAAAGCCGGCATCACGCAAACAGATCAGCCCGCACACTATGTGACCGTTAAGGAACCGGTCTCTATCCTGGCACCGAACGGGAGTTTCCTGGTATTCACCCCCTGTACCGACCCGGTTCCTCAGCTCAATCTGGATGTGGCCGTAAACTTCACCACCGCCATCGGCAAGCAGCGGCTGAGGATCCGATTGACCCCGGAAACGGGGCGGTACGGCTCGCTCGCCCGCACCAACTGCTCCTATACGCAAATGCTGTTCACCAAAACCATCGGGAAACTCTTTGCGGATGTGAGGAATCTGGGGTACACCAAAGACAACATCCTGGTGGCAGGACGGAAGAAATACTGCAACACCCCCACATTATTTCATAACGGGAAGGCGCTGGAACCGGTCTGGCACCGGGCGATTCTGGATCTGGTGGCAGCCCTGGCACTGATCGACACCGGCCGCTTCGTCGGAAATGTCTACTCCTATAAAGCCGGTCATGCCCTGGATGTGATCATGGTCAGAAAACTGTACGAGAACGACTTGCTGGTTCCCGTCAGTTATTGA